One window of Plasmodium berghei ANKA genome assembly, chromosome: 5 genomic DNA carries:
- a CDS encoding partial CSTF domain-containing protein, putative: protein MVDNQDINIFFASNLPYDVTENSLKEFFSPHLNLAFTNLKRTKYGVKSSYGYLHFRNKKEDVISFIENNIYQNHKIWIDIFQGGVCEQEDIEKDDENSNDGKSQENDNVNPEIWKNVQFDKKKMEIINKNGDITKYGQSIIENMNMYDIILIINKLQELIRASPQTAINMLNENKKIYYSFVHALFLLGILNIDANKLNDEELTLSKFYKIKNRLQYLFLNKKENNGINNTFEENMISESKINENSNIQNKLDNWNEENCPNSLYNIIKKKRNDNYKEQNEYGLYLNDKKKIKNKTNELNNNQEYENYYYEIDSNKNNEGNELIPNSYGNVLYSFISSASNKTNINEYKDYNYIENKIQYNKNDTNKSGLYGKGLYSSSNKNKKVKNNLNIDQTYYNNIENNEKENKTNGYDEDASNINSNQNHSQVKGFDFGKNLIKRINISNNQRRGIKLINRTNSGDNIEENVIKIKNVYNIQEEINKKDKPKKKKFENKVNTSLKKVLEKINLTINAIPEAEEQLVKEVINQKDILQNILASKYSDMLKWNNEQALRVLSLRKSLKKKGYTITGPI from the exons ATGGTAGACAATCAAgatataaacattttttttg CATCCAATTTACCTTATGACGTTACAGAAAATAGTTTAAaagaatttttttctccACACCTTAATCTTGCATTCACTAA CTTGAAAAGGACAAAGTATGGAGTAAAAAGCAGTTATGGCTATTTGCATTtcagaaataaaaaagaagatgtaatttcatttattgaaaataatatatatcaaaacCACAAAATATGGATTGATATATTTCAGGGTGGAGTGTGTGAACAAGAGGATATTGAAAAGGATGATGAAAATAGCAATGATGGAAAAAGTCAGGAAAATGACAATGTTAATCCAGAAATTTGGAAAAATGTacaatttgataaaaaaaaaatggaaataataaacaaaaatggagatataacaaaatatggACAATCaataattgaaaatatgaatatgtatgatattatattaataataaataaattacaaGAGTTAATTCGTGCATCTCCACAAACAGCTATTAATAtgttaaatgaaaataaaaaaatatattattcatttgtTCATGCACTTTTTCTTTTGGGTATTTTAAACATTGATgctaataaattaaatgatgaaGAACTAAcattatcaaaattttataaaattaaaaatcgattacaatatttatttttaaataaaaaagaaaacaatggaataaataacacctttgaagaaaatatgatatctgagagtaaaataaatgaaaatagtaacatacaaaataaattagatAATTGGAATGAAGAAAATTGTCCTAATTCTttatacaatattataaaaaagaaaagaaatgataattataaagaacaaaatgaatatggattatatttaaatgataaaaaaaagataaaaaacaaaacaaatgaattaaataataatcaagaatatgaaaattattattatgaaatagattcaaataaaaataatgaaggAAATGAATTAATTCCTAATAGTTATGGAAATGTtctatattcatttattagtAGCGCATCtaacaaaacaaatataaacgAATATAAAGACTATAATTacatagaaaataaaatacaatataataaaaatgatacaaATAAATCGGGGTTATATGGAAAAGGATTATATTCATCCagcaataaaaataaaaaagtgaaaaataATCTAAATATTGATCaaacatattataataatatagaaaataatgaaaaagaaaataaaactaatGGATATGATGAAGATGCATCTAATATTAACTCAAATCAAAATCATTCACAAGTTAAAGGTTTTGATTTtggaaaaaatttaataaaaagaattaatatatcaaataacCAACGAAGAGGAATCAAACTAATTAATAGAACAAATAGCGGAGATAATATTGAAGAAAAtgtaattaaaataaaaaatgtatataatattcaagaagaaataaataaaaaagataaacctaaaaaaaaaaaatttgaaaataaagtaaATACAAGTCTTAAAAAAgtattagaaaaaataaacctTACAATTAATGCAATTCCAGAAGCAGAAGAACAATTAGTAAAAGAAGTTATAAATCAAAAAGATATtcttcaaaatatattagctAGTAAATATTCAGACATGCTAAAATGGAATAATGAGCAAGCATTACGGGTATTATCTCTCAGGAAAtctcttaaaaaaaagggaTATACAATTACTGGGCCtatatag
- a CDS encoding RING zinc finger protein, putative, with protein sequence MEDESYNAGVHLSFNDFILIISVFYSICDIFMQWGEFSKCHKPIQLWLVISFISIVLYRLAHILSQHLSNNNENFIIYRRNGPPYIINAILIFILFPFFFIWNIIGTIWIYQIIKYTPKCLPKNNHPWFIVLWIVLCYIWIFLYLFFISLSLYFEYQARLYERRLTNIHPNDFFSRWGYNIDLMQDYGIYIYRNGLNSKQINSLPYYYINSLPEDLKCSICLNDLQLNECARTLLLCNHTFHKACIDLWLIRSATCPNCKSPIASQGVFSPV encoded by the coding sequence atggagGATGAAAGTTATAATGCGGGGGTACATTTAAGCTTtaatgattttattttaataatttcaGTGTTCTATTCAATAtgtgatatatttatgcaaTGGGGAGAATTTTCTAAATGTCATAAGCCAATACAATTATGGCTagttatatcatttatatctattgttttatatagATTGGCACATATTTTATCTCAGCATttaagtaataataatgaaaattttataatatatagaagGAATGGTCCaccatatattattaacgCTATactaatatttattttatttccatttttttttatatggaACATTATTGGAACAATATGGatatatcaaattattaaatacaCACCAAAATGCTTGCCTAAAAATAATCATCCATGGTTTATTGTATTATGGATTGTACTTTGTTATATTtggatttttttatatttattttttatttccttatcattatatttcgAATATCAAGCTAGATTATATGAAAGAAGATTAACAAATATCCATCCcaatgattttttttcgagATGGGGCTATAATATAGATTTAATGCAAGATTatggtatatatatatatagaaatgGACTTAACtcaaaacaaattaatagtttgccatattattatataaatagtcTTCCCGAGGATTTGAAATGTTCTATATGTTTAAATGACCTTCAACTTAATGAATGCGCCAgaacattattattatgcaATCATACATTTCATAAAGCTTGCATTGACTTGTGGCTGATCAGGAGTGCTACTTGTCCAAATTGCAAATCGCCCATTGCGTCTCAGGGGGTATTTTCCCCTGTATGA
- a CDS encoding rRNA-processing protein EBP2, putative, giving the protein MKDDNIMDIEKKKKKLKKKKNVLKDNKINILKNKKIKNSILSNNDDNQFIKQAMKQIKLLKSKKSKDGVIVNKKVKKQSKSQKVDKISKPNAINKLKKILSYNDSNVMNIKNILKKKMLKNLSLDDNIYIDEKEVSPKFSQNKKLLKKKLKEIKINVDNENNEWLEKLDLTCSENFYLKKINLFGKCDIRENELINFAHTNVLKCLQKLQNLNIPFNRPYDFLAEMLKSDIHMEKVRAHILKSHEMSEIKEKNKLKRLNKKFNKNGGSMKVLDQKKAIEKKKNLAKIDELKNNLESLNVHDFFQKHSKDADQNNVKNKKTKNKHIEKHNSKNKGKTMSKSKNNFDKDTKNSHQKSISRSNKIKHKFSSKGKKGGKNRKKKKFKRR; this is encoded by the coding sequence ATGAAAGATGACAACATAATGGACATagagaaaaagaaaaaaaaattaaaaaaaaaaaagaatgtCCTAAaggataataaaataaacatcttaaaaaataaaaaaataaaaaattcaatcCTAAGTAACAACGATGATAATCAGTTTATCAAACAAGCCATGAAACAAATAAAGTTACTGAAAAGTAAGAAATCAAAAGATGGGGTaattgtaaataaaaaagtaaaaaaacaaaGCAAATCTCAAAAAGTTGATAAAATAAGCAAACCAAATGCAATAAATAAactaaagaaaatattatcatacAACGACAGTAAtgttatgaatataaaaaatattttaaaaaaaaaaatgttgaaaaatttaagtctagatgataatatttacattGATGAAAAGGAGGTATCACCAAAGTTTagtcaaaataaaaaacttttaaaaaaaaaattaaaagaaataaaaataaatgtagataatgaaaataatgaatggTTGGAAAAATTAGACCTGACATGTTcagaaaatttttatttaaaaaaaataaatcttTTTGGAAAATGTGATATAAGagaaaatgaattaataaattttgcACACACAAATGTCTTAAAATGCTTacaaaaattacaaaatttaaatattccaTTTAATAGACCATATGACTTTTTAGCAGAAATGTTAAAAAGTGATATACATATGGAAAAGGTAAGAGcgcatattttaaaaagtcATGAAATGTCTGAAAttaaggaaaaaaataaattaaaaagacttaataaaaaatttaataaaaatggtgGATCAATGAAAGTATTAGATCAAAAAAAAgctattgaaaaaaaaaaaaatcttGCAAAAATTGACGAACTTAAGAATAATCTAGAAAGTTTAAATGTTCACGACTTTTTCCAAAAGCATTCAAAAGATGCTGATCAAAATAatgtgaaaaataaaaaaacaaaaaataaacacaTTGAAAAGCAcaatagtaaaaataaaggcAAAACTATGAgcaaatcaaaaaataactttGATAAAGATACAAAAAATAGCCATCAAAAATCAATAAGTAgatcaaataaaattaagcATAAATTTTCGTCAAAGGGAAAGAAGGGAGgaaaaaatcgaaaaaagaagaaattTAAGAGACGCTAA
- a CDS encoding protoporphyrinogen oxidase, putative produces the protein MEANNKIYDFIIVGGGIYSCCVYYYLKKHNPETQILIIEKDNKLGGCIKTERCNNNVIYELGANVFKLCNNSYKLIKELNLTDQIAIVNKGLVRYISYENNIYPLYLSFLGYICFPLISLKNKIKLIYKILFKKYKHVNSYHYDISIKNYMKENFDSEHYQFLLLPLIYGSSGGHGDMSALSFLSRNLKLVHNIKNSLRIWNDKINEIDDNTNKYTFMDFNKNNLSNIKKYYQSSCAETEYDDSIILNNPDLNEHEHFQNRKSTYIPENTETNITNLNADIIEFIPTSTYTPTQTVYKRLNQNIDKENKIQSFENEELNESNKLKMNYKKNGEYIEIANYNTQSAFRDICSNINRNKNGKQIQNKQNFIFYIFNYSLKFIKNIYFSINYTLFKYFPMIYNNIDNNFLQRIEEEEKKKYIGKTVSLNCGLYEFICQLKKYIHEKDISTNTELNFIEKNIKNNIWRCNIKKNNTETNICSKNVILTVNSKMCANILRKILPIEIKNNLEKISYSSLITANIYFNKEDIKIPKNLFGLLSADKNAYILGCFYASNMFTNRCENNKSLLTLYIRDNNITFNNNEELNKTILNNLKKIFPFSDNAKPTILNVTKWKHILPAYSENYENKLKEFLNELTNSQYENLFVDAGWITGTSISDRITSAMELSDYIIKKNII, from the coding sequence ATGGAGGCAAACAATAAGATTTATGATTTTATTATAGTTGGGGGTGGTATATATAGTTGTTGTGtatattactatttaaAGAAACATAATCCAGAAACccaaattttaattatcgaaaaagataataagTTAGGGGGGTGTATAAAAACAGAAagatgtaataataatgttattTATGAATTAGGAGCAAATGTATTTAAACTATGTAACAATAGTTATAAATTAATCaaagaattaaatttaaCTGATCAAATTGCAATAGTAAATAAAGGATTAGTAcgatatatatcatatgaaaataatatatatccattatatttaagttttttaggatatatatgttttccTTTGATATCccttaaaaataaaattaaattaatatataaaatattatttaagaaatataaGCATGTTAACTCATATCATTATGACatatctataaaaaattatatgaaagAAAATTTCGATTCCGAACattatcaatttttattattaccatTAATATATGGTTCTAGTGGTGGCCATGGTGATATGTCTGCACTTTCCTTTTTGTCTAGAAATTTGAAACTTgttcataatataaaaaattcattaaGAATATggaatgataaaataaatgaaatcgatgataatactaataaatataccTTTATGgattttaacaaaaataatttaagtaatataaaaaaatattatcagTCAAGTTGTGCAGAAACTGAATATGATGAtagtataatattaaataaccCTGATTTAAATGAACATGaacattttcaaaatagAAAAAGTACATATATTCCCGAAAATACAGAAACGAATAttacaaatttaaatgCTGATATAATTGAATTTATTCCAACTTCAACATACACACCTACACAAACTGTATATAAACGTTTGAATCAAAATATTgataaagaaaacaaaatacAATCCtttgaaaatgaagaattaaatgaaaGTAATAAACTAAAGATgaactataaaaaaaatggggAATACATTGAAATAGCAAACTATAACACGCAAAGTGCATTCCGTGATATATGCAGTAATATAAATAGAAACAAAAATGGAAAACAAATccaaaataaacaaaatttcattttctatatttttaattactcattaaaatttattaaaaatatatatttttctataaattacacattatttaaatattttcctatgatatataataatatagataataattttttacaacgcattgaagaagaagaaaaaaaaaaatatattggaAAAACAGTGTCACTAAATTGTGgattatatgaatttatttgtcaactaaaaaaatatattcatgaaaaagatatatCAACAAATACcgaattaaattttatagaaaaaaatattaaaaataatatatggaGATgcaacataaaaaaaaataatactgaaacaaatatatgtagtaaaaatgttatattaaCTGTTAATTCTAAAATGTGtgcaaatatattaagaaaaatattgcctatcgaaataaaaaataatcttGAAAAAATTTCATATTCATCTTTAATAACagcaaatatatattttaataaagaagatataaaaatacctaaaaatttatttggCTTATTGTCAGCtgataaaaatgcatatatactTGGCTGCTTTTATGCAAGTAATATGTTTACAAATAGgtgtgaaaataataaaagtttattaactttatatataagagataataatataacttTCAATAACAATGaggaattaaataaaactatattaaacaatttaaaaaaaatatttccatttAGTGATAATGCAAAACCAACTATATTAAATGTAACAAAGTGGAAACATATTTTACCTGCCTATTcagaaaattatgaaaataaattaaaagaatttctaaatgaattaacaaattcacaatatgaaaatttatttgttgATGCAGGTTGGATTACTGGAACTTCTATATCAGACCGAATAACATCAGCAATGGAGTTGTCtgattatattataaaaaaaaatattatctaG
- a CDS encoding merozoite TRAP-like protein yields MKTHITTYLYIYIIFLILKIKYNSANETCDNWGPWGPCSNQITTRTCLTNTSLIEKENCSQCKEWSEWLECKDGKRSRHIINCPFIIETQDCITDINGEIVYKNKRVIFDNPDSENKQGKYNSNESTIKPHFLQSQDNSQPVLIQASEQKAPNNQEGGTVSVSTPSSPDTSTDTSTGSSNVAASSQSVGSSQSVASSQAVDSSQGVSQVGKGVDNSQNPKQEGEGSEKANTESQEKSPIAPAEGQKVEGQKAEGKIEETVEGKVEEASPKSATDKGVSGDGVNETDASRADASGANASGTVASEAVASETVASGTVASGEVVAKEGTSDDNAAGVSKEKDSKVENGGSEEPSKQNLPEGVLQVNPPVKQPPEASRNGEAANNLVDTGNDDSTMRSSINQIASKINNNEMPSPNLAMGNTGINNMDDRNSNLNSMGIYNCHNSSMNPHRGESLSRSSKFSGLRSATPSNCYGPEGSYKDVNHMNNPNNIYGNSHRSNLRNDSSDENPFEYNNENNRYDSYSTNEPPESHESFESNGYEEEDYHNRGSRSQYNNSRGYDHFNKLYVASGMGLVIILSGAIASYALYNEKNKQSGESIFNSGFADIPASKMIHEDEFWGTE; encoded by the exons atgaaaacacATATTActacttatttatatatatatataatcttTCTCAttcttaaaataaaatataactcAGCAAATGAGACATGTGATAATTGGGGGCCATGGGGCCCATGTAGTAATCAAATTACTACTAGAACCTGTTTGACTAATACATCTttaatagaaaaagaaaactgTTCACAATGTAAGGAATGGAGTGAATGGTTAGAATGTAAAGATGGAAAAAGAAGTAgacatattattaattgcccttttattattgaaaCTCAAGATTGTATAACAGATATAAATGGAGAAAtcgtatataaaaataaacgagttatttttgataatcCTGATTCTGAAAATAAAcaaggaaaatataatagtaaCGAAAGTACTATAAAACctcattttttacaatCTCAAGATAATTCACAACCAGTCTTGATCCAAGCATCCGAACAAAAGGCCCCAAATAACCAGGAAGGAGGAACAGTTAGTGTTTCTACACCTTCTTCTCCAGATACTAGCACTGATACCAGTACAGGTTCTTCTAATGTTGCAGCTTCTTCTCAAAGTGTAGGTTCTTCTCAATCTGTAGCTTCTTCTCAAGCTGTAGACTCTTCTCAAGGTGTAAGTCAAGTCGGCAAAGGCGTAGATAATTCCCAAAACCCCAAGCAAGAAGGTGAGGGGTCAGAAAAAGCGAACACAGAATCTCAAGAGAAAAGTCCAATTGCCCCTGCTGAAGGACAAAAAGTTGAAGGACAAAAAGCTGAAGGAAAAATTGAAGAAACAGTTGAAGGAAAAGTTGAAGAAGCTAGCCCCAAATCCGCTACTGACAAAGGAGTTTCTGGGGATGGTGTAAATGAAACAGATGCTAGTAGGGCCGATGCTAGTGGAGCAAATGCTAGTGGGACAGTTGCTAGTGAGGCAGTTGCTAGTGAGACAGTTGCTAGTGGGACAGTTGCTAGTGGGGAAGTTGTTGCGAAAGAAGGTACATCAGATGACAATGCAGCGGGTGTAAGTAAGGAAAAAGATTCGAAAGTAGAAAATGGAGGGTCAGAAGAACCTtcaaaacaaaatttacCAGAAGGAGTTTTACAAGTTAATCCACCCGTAAAACAACCACCAGAAGCTTCAAGAAATGGTGAGGCAGCCAATAATTTGGTAGATACTGGAAATGATGATAGCACAATGAGATCTAGTATAAATCAGATAGCatcaaaaattaataacaaCGAAATGCCTTCTCCTAATTTAGCAATGGGCAATACaggaataaataatatggatGATAGAAATAGTAATTTAAATTCAATgggtatatataattgtcATAACTCTAGTATGAATCCACATCGTGGTGAATCGTTGAGTAGAAGTTCTAAATTTAGTGGACTTAGAAGTg cCACTCCATCAAATTGTTATGGGCCTGAAGGATCATATAAAGATGTAAATCATATGAATAATCCAAATAACATATATGGGAACTCTCATAGATCAAATTTAAGAAATGATTCAAGTGATGAAAACCcttttgaatataataacgAAAACAATAGATATGATAGTTATAGCACAAATGAACCACCTGAATCACACGAATCATTTGAGTCGAATGGGTACGAAGAAGAAGATTATCATAATAGAGGTAGCAGATcacaatataataattccAGAGGATATGatcattttaataaattatatgtagCTAGTGGTATGGGATtagttattattttaagtGGTGCAATAGCTAGCTATGCTTTAtacaatgaaaaaaataaacaaagtGGCGAATCTATATTTAACAGTGGATTTGCTGATATTCCAGCAAGTAAAATGATCCATGAAGATGAATTTTGGGGCACTGAGTAA
- a CDS encoding methyltransferase, putative, which produces MNFIKTCMSSYPVKYYGKTYKVTNTLKLNGIGLKNSSEEEIKIFLSKFDLNCMVYLIDNEDIIYIEFHRKKECSYLFNLLNNNPRNCAIPYKFDIKAEYSNIKYDIKKDSSNIYSTTTEKLLQNNDNIFIYNDVLDPNTSNDIIQNYENEKWSKYTKNDEINISHYFYRGTPNKIYKTYCIQDPSSFFSSAFLTKIKKLLGDKEPDQYTILKCHIKKSIEYIVESSYLFQDEIAFLILENDLPMSFLDIKNESKTNLLVKKNTFIKIKGRLRYELVYGISKKKTIQLGNQVVERKTSYLIIFRFINKNNIEGILAHKTRKEVIKDPKQENSCISVNVNEYSPEYLEKEYVRDVYNQIAQHFCYTRYKPWNNVENIINREKEGNIIVDVGCGNGKNLKASSKYCFIGLDFSLYLLKTAKKKPNTDMFLANCINIPMKSNIADLCISIAVIHHLGTHESRRKAVSEMVRCTKIGGKILIYVWAYEQKENVIGNRKFDSQDIFVPWYLQQQHLSETNAEDDLDGKIAYNPAPKNLLKFQRYYHVFRKEELYDLCTSIDGIQIDDFFFDNNNWAILLKKKY; this is translated from the exons atgaattttataaagACATGTATGAGTTCATACCCCGTcaa ATATTATGGAAAAACATACAAAGTTACGAATACTCTTAAATTGAATGGAATTggattaaaaaattcaagcgaagaggaaataaaaatttttttaagcaAGTTCGACTTAAATTGTATGGTTTATCTAATTGATAATGAagatataatttatattgaaTTTCATAGGAAAAAGGAatgttcatatttatttaaccTTTTAAACAAT aacCCTCGAAATTGTGCAATTccatataaatttgatataaAGGCAgaatattcaaatataaaatatgacataaaaaaagattcttctaatatatattcaacaACAACTGAAAAGCTActacaaaataatgataacatatttatatataatgatgtTTTAGATCCAAATACATCTAATGatattattcaaaattatgaaaatgaaaaatggTCTAAATATACGAAAAATGATG aaataaatattagtcattatttttatagagGAACACCAAACaagatatataaaacatacTGTATTCAGGATCCATCCTCTTTCTTTTCATCCGCTTTTTTaactaaaataaaaaaattattaggGGATAAAGAACCAGATCAATACACCATTCTAAAATGCCACATTAAAAAGTCGATTGAATATATTGTAGAATCGAGTTATCTTTTTCaa gACGAAATTGCATTTTTGATCCTCGAAAATGATCTTCCTATGTCTTTTcttgatataaaaaatg AATCTAAAACAAATTTGttggtaaaaaaaaatactttcataaaaattaaggGAAGATTAAGATATGAACTAGTTTATGGCATTTCTAAGAAAAAAACTATACAACTTGGGAATCAG GTTGTGGAAAGAAAAACTagttatttaataattttccgatttataaataaaaataatatagaagGAATTTTAGCACATAAAACAAGAAAGGAAGTTATTAAAGATCCAAAACAAGAAAATAGTTGTATATCCGTTAATGTAAATGAATATTCTCCAGAATATTTGGAAAAGGAATATGTCCGTGATGTTTATAATCAGATAGCTCAGCACTTTTGCTACACTAG ATACAAACCATGGAATAAtgtagaaaatattattaatcgAGAAAAAGAAGGAAATATAATTGTGGATGTTGGATGTggaaatggaaaaaatcTTAAAGCATCttcaaaatattgttttattggATTAGATTTtagtttatatttattaaaaacagctaaaaaaaaaccaaATACAGATATGTTTTTAGCAAACTGCATAAATATACCAATGAAATCAa ATATAGCAGATTTATGCATTTCTATAGCGGTTATACATCACCTAGGAACACATGAAAGCAg GAGAAAAGCTGTTTCAGAGATGGTACGATGTACAAAAATAGGAggaaaaattttaatatatgtcTG GGCATATGAgcaaaaagaaaatgtcATAGGAAATAGGAAATTCGACTCACAAGATa TATTTGTTCCCTGGTATTTACAACAACAACATTTATCAGAAACTAATGCAGAAGATGATTTGGATGGTAAAATCGCCTACAACCCTGCCCCcaaaa atttattaaaatttcaaAGATATTACCATGTATTTAGGAAAGAAGAATTATACGATTTATGTACCAGTATTGATGGAATACAAATtgatgattttttttttgataacaACAATTGGGCAATtctgttaaaaaaaaaatattaa
- a CDS encoding nucleolar preribosomal assembly protein, putative → MSNEFDNTNVEEVADRIKGEKAKTRKGNLILKKREGEYQERSKNCLFICSNKRTEILKNLMHDVYIIQKPYTCYMPKLHPQLVNITDKIDKLVEICIHNACSFFFSIFSTKKNPSRFILGRLYNNKILDYYTFCLLSFIPMNIFPFSKEILFSTKPIVIIQGSYFNMNENTKYLKNILFDFFKHKNVDSFAKNSLQRLIVITAYEYAGQSLSRKFVKTSDPNQEIEQNKEIEQNKEIEQNKEIEQNKEIEQNKEIEQNKEIEQNKEIEQNKEIKQSKEIKQKRHKSKYVMSFRQYIFKKEIYQNETENDNPKLEEVGPRFEFTLESSQIPNYNLFQEAIKKHDIHPKKKEKKIKTDELGHDIKRVYVQKQDFNKLHTKHSNFFKKSKKIGKKNKETAQ, encoded by the coding sequence ATGTCGAACGAATTTGATAATACAAATGTTGAAGAAGTTGCTGATAGAATTAAAGGGGAAAAGGCAAAAACAAGAAAAggaaatttaattttaaaaaaaagagaggGAGAATATCAAGAAAGatcaaaaaattgtttatttatatgtagtaataaaagaacagaaatattaaaaaatttaatgcatgatgtatatataattcaaaaacCATATACATGCTATATGCCTAAATTACATCCACAATTAGTAAATATAACTgataaaattgataaacTTGTAGAAATATGTATTCATAACGCttgttcatttttcttttcaattttttcaacaaaaaaaaatccatCAAGATTTATATTAGGTcgtttatataataataaaattttagattattatacattttgtcttctttcttttataccaatgaatatatttccattttcaaaagaaattttatttagcACCAAGCCAATTGTAATAATACAAggttcatattttaatatgaatgaaaatacaaaatatttaaaaaatatccttttcgatttttttaaacataaaaatgtagATTCTTTTGCCAAAAATAGTTTACAGAGATTAATCGTTATAACTGCTTATGAATATGCCGGTCAATCTTTGTCTCGAAAATTCGTCAAAACATCTGATCCAAACCAAGAAATTGAACAAAACAAAGAAATTGAACAAAACAAAGAAATTGAACAAAACAAAGAAATTGAACAAAACAAAGAAATTGAACAAAACAAAGAAATTGAACAAAACAAAGAAATTGAACAAAACAAAGAAATTGAACAAAACAAAGAAATTAAACAAAGCAAAgaaattaaacaaaaaagaCACAAAAGTAAATACGTTATGTCATTTAggcaatatatttttaaaaaagaaatttatcaaaacgaaacagaaaatgataatcCAAAATTGGAAGAAGTCGGACCACGATTTGAGTTTACATTAGAATCATCACAAATAccaaattataatttattccaagaagcaataaaaaaacatgatATACATccaaagaaaaaagaaaaaaaaattaaaactgATGAGTTGGGTCATGATATTAAAAGAGTCTATGTTCAGAAACAAGACTTTAATAAGCTACATACAAAACATtcgaatttttttaaaaaatcaaaaaaaattgggaaaaaaaataaagagaCTGCCCAATGA